The proteins below come from a single Jaculus jaculus isolate mJacJac1 chromosome X, mJacJac1.mat.Y.cur, whole genome shotgun sequence genomic window:
- the Tlr7 gene encoding toll-like receptor 7, with protein MWTLKRQFLVVLNMILISRLRGIRWFPKTLPCDVSLDIPKTHVIVDCTDKHLTEIPEGIPTNVTNLTLTINHIPSISTDSFHKLNHLVEIDFRCNCIPTQLGPKNDVCTKRLEIQPGSFSRLTYLKSLYLDGNKLQEIPQDLPPSLQLLSLEANNIFSITKENLTELANIEMLYLGQNCYYRNPCNVTYSIEKDAFLTLRNLKVLSLKDNNVTAVPTVLPSTLTELYLYNNNITKIQENDFINLKQLQILDLSGNCPRCYNVPFPCIPCENNSPLDIHRNAFDALTELKILHLRSNSLQHIHQMWFKSLKNLEELDLSQNYLAKEIEEAKFLNYLPNLVQLDLSFNYELQVYQASINLPRAFSSLKNLKILRLKGYVFKELKNTSLSSLHGLRNLEVLDLGTNFIKIANLNIFKQFEKLKVIDLSLNKISPSGDSSEVGYCSNTRTSMKSYGLQVLEELHYFRYDEYARSCRFKYKESPSFLTYNEDCHMYGQTLDLSKNNIFFINPSDFQHLSFLKCLNLSGNAIGQTLNGSEFQPLRELKYLDFSNNRLDLLHSTAFGELHRLEVLDLSSNSHYFQSEGITHMLNFTKNLKFLKKLMMNDNDIATSASRTMDSESLRTLEFRGNHLDVLWRDGDNRYLQFFKNLVNLEELDISKNSLSFLPPGVFDGMPPNLKILSLAKNMFKSFNWNKLQLLKNLEILDLSHNQLTTVPNRLANCSRNLKKLILSHNQIRHLKKYFLEDAFQLRYLDLSSNKIQVIQKTSFPENVLNNLEMLLLHQNRFFCNCDAVWFAWWINHTEVTIPYLATEVTCVGPGAHKGQSVVSLDLYTCELDVTHLILFSLSVSVALTLMVVMTASHLYFWDVWYSYHFCKAKIKGYRRLQSTDSCYDAFIVYDTKDPAVTEWVLHELVARLEDPKEKHFNLCLEERDWIPGHPVLENLSQSIQLSKKTVFVMTDRYANTESFKMAFYLSHQRLMDEKVDVIILIFLEKLLKKSKFLQLRKRLCGSSVLEWPTNPQAHPYFWQCLKNALATDNHVAYSQLFKETL; from the coding sequence ATGTGGACATTGAAGAGACAATTTCTTGTTGTTTTAAACATGATCCTAATTTCCAGACTCCGTGGTATTAGGTGGTTTCCTAAAACTCTGCCCTGTGATGTCTCTCTGGATATTCCAAAGACCCATGTGATTGTGGACTGCACAGACAAGCATTTGACAGAAATCCCTGAAGGTATTCCCACCAACGTCACAAACCTCACCCTTACCATTAACCATATACCAAGCATCTCCACTGACTCATTCCATAAGCTGAACCATCTGGTGGAGATTGATTTCAGATGCAACTGTATACCCACTCAACTGGGGCCAAAAAATGATGTGTGTACCAAGAGGCTAGAGATTCAACCCGGAAGCTTCAGTAGACTTACTTATTTAAAATCCCTTTACCTGGATGGAAACAAGCTTCAAGAGATACCCCAGGATCTCCCACCAAGCTTACAGCTTCTGAGCCTTGAGGCTAACAATATCTTTTCCATCACAAAGGAAAATCTAACAGAACTGGCTAACATAGAAATGCTCTACCTGGGCCAAAATTGTTACTATCGCAATCCTTGCAATGTCACCTATTCAATTGAAAAAGATGCCTTCCTAACCCTGAGAAATTTAAAAGTACTCTCGCTGAAAGATAACAATGTTACAGCTGTCCCCACTGTTTTGCCATCTACTCTAACTGAACTCTACCTTTACAATAACAACATtacaaaaatacaagaaaatgattttattaacCTCAAGCAATTGCAAATTCTTGACCTAAGTGGAAATTGTCCTCGCTGTTACAATGTTCCATTTCCTTGCATACCCTGTGAAAATAATTCCCCCCTAGATATCCATAGAAATGCTTTTGATGCATTGACAGAATTAAAAATTTTACATCTCCGCAGTAACTCTCTTCAGCATATACACCAGATGTGGTTCAAAAGCCTGAAGAACCTAGAAGAACTAGACCTTTCCCAAAATTATTTGGCCAAGGAAATTGAGGAGgccaaatttttaaattatctccCCAACCTTGTCCAGTTGGATCTGTCTTTCAATTATGAACTCCAGGTTTACCAAGCATCTATTAATTTACCACGTGCATTTTCTTCACTGAAAAACCTGAAAATTCTGCGGCTCAAAGGGTACGTCTTTAAAGAGCTGAAGAACACCAGTCTCTCTTCATTGCATGGCCTTCGCAACCTTGAAGTTCTTGACTTAGGTACTAACTTCATTAAAATTGCTAACCTCAACATATTTAAACAATTTGAAAAGTTAAAAGTCATAGATctttcattaaataaaatttcacCTTCTGGAGACTCAAGTGAAGTTGGCTACTGTTCTAATACCAGAACTTCTATGAAGAGTTATGGGCTCCAGGTGCTTGAGGAATTGCATTACTTCAGATATGACGAATATGCAAGGAGTTGCAGATTCAAATACAAAGAGTCTCCTTCTTTCTTGACTTATAATGAAGATTGTCACATGTATGGGCAAACCTTGGacctaagtaaaaataatatattttttattaatcctTCTGATTTTCAGCATCTATCCTTCCTCAAATGCCTCAACTTGTCAGGAAATGCCATTGGCCAAACTCTTAATGGCAGTGAATTCCAGCCTTTAAGAGAGTTGAAGTACTTAGACTTCTCTAACAACCGGCTTGATTTACTGCACTCCACAGCTTTTGGGGAGCTTCACAGACTGGAAGTGCTAGATTTAAGTAGTAATAGCCATTATTTTCAATCAGAAGGGATTACTCACATGCTCAACTTTACCAAAAACCTGAAGTTCCTTAAGAAACTCATGATGAATGACAATGACATCGCTACCTCTGCTAGCAGGACCATGGACAGTGAATCTCTTAGAACTCTGGAATTCAGAGGAAATCATTTGGATGTTCTGTGGCGAGATGGTGATAACAGATACTTACAATTCTTCAAGAATTTGGTAAATTTAGAGGAATTAGACATTTCTAAAAATTCCCTGAGTTTCTTGCCTCCGGGAGTTTTTGATGGTATGCCTCCAAATCTAAAGATTCTCTCCTTGGCCAAAAACATGTTTAAATCTTTCAACTGGAACAAACTCCAGTTACTCAAAAATCTGGAAATTTTGGACCTCAGCCACAACCAATTGACAACTGTCCCTAACAGATTAGCCAACTGTTCCAGAAATCTCAAGAAACTGATTCTTAGCCATAACCAAATCAGacacttgaaaaaatatttcctaGAAGATGCTTTTCAGTTACGATATCTCGACCTCAGTTCAAACAAAATCCAGGTTATCCAGAAGACTAGCTTCCCAGAAAATGTCCTTAACAATCTGGAGATGTTGCTTCTGCACCAAAATCGTTTTTTTTGCAACTGTGATGCTGTGTGGTTTGCCTGGTGGATTAATCATACAGAGGTAACTATTCCTTACCTTGCCACAGAAGTGACTTGTGTGGGTCCAGGAGCACACAAAGGTCAGAGTGTGGTATCACTGGATCTGTATACCTGTGAGTTAGATGTGACTCACTTGATTCTGTTCTCACTTTCTGTATCTGTAGCCCTCACTCTGATGGTTGTTATGACAGCAAGTCACCTCTATTTCTGGGATGTGTGGTATAGTTACCATTTCTGTAAGGCCAAAATAAAGGGGTATCGACGTCTGCAATCAACAGACTCTTGTTATGATGCTTTTATTGTGTATGACACTAAAGACCCAGCCGTGACAGAATGGGTTTTGCATGAGCTGGTGGCCAGATTGGAAGatccaaaagaaaaacattttaatttatgccTAGAGGAAAGGGACTGGATACCAGGACATCCAGTACTGGAAAACCTTTCCCAGAGCATACAGCTCAGTAAAAAGACAGTGTTTGTGATGACAGATAGGTATGCAAACACCGAGAGCTTCAAGATGGCTTTTTATTTGTCCCATCAGAGGCTCATGGATGAAAAAGTGGATGTTATTATCTTGATATTCCTTGAGAAGCTCCTTAAGAAGTCCAAGTTTCTTCAGCTCCGGAAGAGGCTCTGTGGAAGTTCTGTTCTTGAATGGCCCACAAATCCACAGGCTCACCCATATTTCTGGCAATGCCTGAAAAATGCTCTGGCCACAGACAATCATGTGGCCTATAGTCAGTTGTTCAAGGAAACACTGTAA